GAAACAAGCGTATACTTTGCCCACCCATATTCATCATGGGAAAGAGGCCAAAATGAGCGCTATAACCGTATTTTTAGAAACTATGTACCAAAACGCAAATCCATAGAGTTTTACTCTGGAAACGATATTCTAAGCTTCGCAGACAGTATGAATGATTCGCCACGAAGGGTATTGAGTTATCGCACACCAAATGAAATGTTTGAAGAACAACTAGATAGAATTTATGCGCTAAATTTTTAGCAGAGAGTGTTCAATTTGTTATTGCAATTTACCAATTATTCTTACCGTTCGATTCCCCAAG
This window of the Peptococcus niger genome carries:
- a CDS encoding transposase → ETSVYFAHPYSSWERGQNERYNRIFRNYVPKRKSIEFYSGNDILSFADSMNDSPRRVLSYRTPNEMFEEQLDRIYALNF